A genomic stretch from Mesomycoplasma neurolyticum includes:
- a CDS encoding YlxR family protein, whose product MKKQYKRKCIVTNNIISIDELLRFSINKNKEISVDFHKNLPGRGAYVTNKKEIIEILFKKKLLNKAFKNNIPKEKYAKLMEEIFKNE is encoded by the coding sequence TTGAAAAAACAATATAAACGTAAATGTATTGTTACAAATAATATTATTTCAATTGATGAATTATTAAGATTTTCAATAAATAAAAACAAAGAAATAAGTGTTGATTTTCATAAAAATCTTCCTGGCAGAGGCGCTTATGTCACAAATAAAAAAGAAATCATCGAAATTTTGTTCAAAAAAAAGTTACTAAATAAAGCTTTTAAAAACAACATTCCAAAAGAAAAATATGCAAAATTAATGGAGGAAATTTTTAAAAATGAGTAA
- the infB gene encoding translation initiation factor IF-2, protein MSKKDNIKKKTNQQTIKNQFNTVKVELKNGVFNFTGPMTIADFAEKINKNAKDIIMLFFKKGKMYTLNYTLNEEEIAELCIRYDFDFQKHSELNASNFMDEIKIEDEEDELEKRPPIITIMGHVDHGKTTLLDKIRQTNVVDSESGGITQHTGAYQIVYDKRKITFLDTPGHAAFAEMRARGSKITDIVVLVVAADDGVMPQTIEAINHAKHSNVPIIVFINKIDKPIKDVEKIKAELSQYNIMSEEWGGDNIFVQGSGLTGKGINELFEAINLQADILDLKANKNREAIGVVIESKLEKGRGAVATLIIQHGTLNKGDFIVAGSKYGRIKTLEDSNGRPLKKAKPGTPVVITGLNYVPLAGNRIFAFDNEKFAKNLAKDKAISDKESILKEKKIMIDKDGTKILNFIIKGDVYGTTEAVKNALEKLKNEEAQSQVVHSGVGEVTENDILLAKTSNSIIYAFKTTVSAAVKERARESGVEIKEFDIIYKIIEDVQEILNKLRPPKFVEEVIGEALILKIFYYSKVGNIAGCKLLTGKFKAKTKVKVIRKNKVIHVGELDSLRRTTDDVKEVLAGNEFGCHIYKFNDIEVDDTIIAYEQVEVKE, encoded by the coding sequence ATGAGTAAAAAAGATAATATTAAGAAAAAAACCAATCAGCAAACTATAAAAAATCAATTCAATACTGTCAAAGTGGAATTAAAAAATGGTGTTTTTAATTTTACAGGTCCTATGACAATAGCTGACTTTGCAGAAAAAATTAATAAAAATGCAAAAGATATAATAATGCTATTTTTTAAAAAAGGTAAAATGTACACTCTAAATTACACATTAAATGAAGAAGAAATTGCTGAATTATGTATTCGTTATGATTTTGATTTTCAAAAACATTCTGAACTAAATGCTTCAAATTTTATGGATGAAATAAAAATTGAAGATGAAGAAGATGAATTAGAAAAAAGACCTCCTATTATTACTATTATGGGTCATGTTGATCATGGTAAAACAACTTTATTAGATAAAATTAGACAAACAAATGTTGTTGACAGTGAATCCGGTGGAATCACTCAACACACAGGGGCATATCAAATTGTTTATGATAAAAGAAAAATTACTTTTCTTGATACACCTGGCCATGCTGCTTTCGCTGAAATGAGAGCTCGTGGTTCTAAAATAACAGATATTGTTGTTTTAGTTGTAGCAGCTGATGATGGTGTTATGCCACAAACAATTGAAGCTATAAATCACGCCAAACATTCAAATGTTCCAATCATTGTTTTTATTAATAAAATAGATAAACCAATTAAAGATGTAGAAAAAATTAAAGCAGAATTATCACAATATAATATTATGTCTGAAGAATGAGGTGGTGATAACATTTTTGTTCAAGGTTCAGGACTTACAGGTAAAGGTATTAATGAATTATTTGAGGCTATTAATTTACAAGCTGATATTCTAGATTTAAAAGCTAATAAAAATCGTGAAGCTATTGGTGTAGTTATTGAATCAAAATTAGAAAAAGGAAGAGGAGCTGTTGCAACTTTAATAATCCAACATGGAACATTAAATAAAGGTGACTTTATAGTGGCAGGTTCCAAATATGGAAGAATTAAAACTTTGGAAGATTCCAATGGTAGACCACTAAAAAAAGCTAAACCAGGTACACCTGTTGTGATAACTGGACTCAATTATGTTCCTTTAGCAGGAAACAGAATTTTTGCTTTTGATAATGAGAAATTTGCTAAGAATTTAGCAAAAGATAAAGCTATCAGTGATAAAGAAAGTATTTTAAAAGAAAAGAAAATCATGATTGATAAAGATGGTACAAAAATTTTAAACTTTATTATTAAAGGTGATGTTTATGGTACCACAGAAGCAGTTAAAAATGCTTTAGAAAAATTAAAAAATGAAGAAGCTCAAAGTCAAGTTGTTCATTCAGGAGTTGGTGAAGTTACTGAAAATGATATTCTTTTAGCTAAAACATCAAATTCTATTATTTATGCTTTTAAAACTACAGTTTCAGCAGCAGTTAAGGAAAGAGCGCGTGAATCTGGTGTGGAAATCAAAGAATTTGATATTATTTATAAAATCATAGAAGATGTACAAGAAATTTTAAATAAACTTAGACCTCCTAAATTTGTAGAAGAAGTAATTGGAGAAGCTTTAATTTTAAAAATATTTTATTATTCTAAAGTTGGAAATATTGCAGGTTGCAAATTATTAACAGGTAAATTTAAAGCTAAAACAAAAGTCAAAGTTATAAGAAAAAATAAAGTAATTCATGTTGGTGAACTTGATTCATTAAGAAGAACAACAGATGATGTTAAAGAAGTTTTGGCAGGTAATGAATTTGGTTGTCACATTTATAAATTTAATGATATTGAAGTTGATGATACAATCATAGCTTATGAACAAGTTGAGGTTAAAGAATAA
- the rbfA gene encoding 30S ribosome-binding factor RbfA, with the protein MSSISIRKKESHYHLILSQIFQEEFQHSDVIGLTITEVRLSNDGSHLKVYLSFEQREKKGLIAVDNAKAFIRRELAHRINARRVPELHFFIDEVAEYANKIENILQQIKEKENK; encoded by the coding sequence ATGTCTTCTATTTCAATAAGAAAAAAAGAATCTCACTATCATTTGATTTTATCACAAATTTTTCAAGAAGAATTTCAACACTCAGATGTTATTGGTTTGACTATTACAGAAGTAAGATTATCTAATGATGGTTCACATTTAAAAGTTTATTTATCTTTTGAACAAAGAGAAAAAAAAGGTTTAATTGCTGTTGATAATGCAAAAGCTTTTATTAGAAGAGAATTAGCTCATCGCATCAATGCTAGAAGGGTGCCTGAATTGCATTTTTTTATTGATGAAGTAGCTGAATATGCAAATAAAATAGAAAATATTCTTCAACAAATAAAGGAAAAAGAAAATAAATAA
- a CDS encoding glucosamine-6-phosphate deaminase, producing the protein MKIIIFSKVNDLQKYVANLFIEQIKQNPNSVLGFATGVSPVAAYQLLIEDHKKNKTSWKNITTFNLDEFVGLNPEHPEAFIKQMKNNLFDHIDVQKENIFIPNGNAKNLNQEALNYEELIANKLIDFQYISLGVNGHMAYNEPGTNPNKGTHVANLTKETINDLVVKNKFDSYEKSPKEAITMGIQTILKYTKKIIMVSFGENKALVTKKMLEEKPNNDVTASYLQFHPNCTFILDEKASKFLSQETLNKAERR; encoded by the coding sequence ATGAAAATAATTATTTTTTCAAAAGTAAATGATTTGCAAAAATATGTAGCTAATTTGTTTATTGAGCAAATTAAACAAAATCCTAACTCAGTTTTAGGCTTTGCAACAGGAGTTTCTCCTGTTGCTGCATATCAATTACTAATTGAAGATCATAAAAAAAATAAAACATCTTGAAAAAACATTACAACTTTTAATTTAGATGAATTTGTTGGTTTGAATCCTGAGCATCCTGAAGCATTCATTAAACAAATGAAAAATAATCTTTTTGATCATATAGATGTTCAAAAAGAAAATATTTTTATACCAAATGGGAATGCAAAAAATTTAAATCAAGAAGCTTTAAATTACGAAGAGTTAATTGCTAATAAATTAATTGATTTTCAATATATTTCTTTAGGGGTAAATGGTCACATGGCATATAATGAACCAGGTACAAACCCTAATAAAGGAACACATGTTGCAAATTTAACAAAAGAAACAATTAATGATTTAGTAGTTAAAAACAAGTTTGATTCTTATGAAAAAAGCCCAAAAGAAGCTATTACTATGGGCATTCAAACTATTTTAAAATATACTAAGAAAATAATTATGGTGTCTTTTGGCGAAAATAAAGCTTTAGTTACTAAAAAAATGTTGGAAGAAAAACCAAATAATGATGTAACAGCTTCTTATTTACAATTTCATCCTAATTGTACTTTTATTTTGGATGAAAAAGCAAGTAAATTTTTAAGTCAAGAAACATTAAACAAAGCTGAAAGAAGATAA
- a CDS encoding PTS transporter subunit EIIC, translating into MTKTVEIKTFFNKFLNQLQRLGKSIMFPIAVLPIAALLLRIGSLIEDPYSNNSENIAYAQKIIGQIISAPGKIVFENLSLIFAIGIAFGFAKDNRGEAALVGAIVWLGYTALLRENVLPNLIWSKVSTFEVETIIKENEVEKKIIEYKSQLLYFLKNGEVKYQLDTGVFGGIISGAIVAKIYNKFKDVKLPTALSFFGGRRFIPMLGILAIVPLAFVFAIIWPLIQFILIKLGTSLSSQNGFLKGFFAGIYALFNRLLQPFGLHHIINTFVWFQLPIEGTTLAGVNETINGDIVAFQKGLINSGTFTSGFFPLFLGGLPGAALAMILTTNKAKRKQMMYFYGGAALVSWLTGIDEPLIFAFIFISPLLYLANAFLTAIFYMFVTWTGSAIGIGFSAGFIDYLVSFPRSWQIATKVGVLANPLWIWVFSAIMFAIYFVVFYFSIKKFDIKIPGRENEEITYLKDEFTKSKLSTHEHYYKIAKAILKTIKKENIEIVENCATRLRLTLKSNSKDKIDDKIIIQSGARGVVRLGNKGYQIIIGTDVEKVADILKDLMKNDAN; encoded by the coding sequence ATGACAAAAACTGTTGAAATAAAAACATTTTTCAACAAATTCTTAAATCAGTTACAAAGATTAGGAAAATCTATAATGTTTCCAATTGCAGTGTTGCCAATTGCAGCACTTTTATTAAGAATTGGTTCGTTAATAGAAGATCCATATTCAAATAATTCAGAAAATATTGCTTATGCACAAAAAATAATTGGACAAATAATTTCCGCTCCTGGAAAAATTGTTTTTGAAAATTTATCATTAATTTTTGCTATAGGTATAGCCTTTGGTTTTGCCAAAGATAATAGAGGGGAAGCTGCTTTAGTTGGGGCTATTGTTTGATTAGGCTATACTGCTCTTTTAAGAGAAAATGTTTTACCTAATCTTATTTGATCGAAAGTTTCAACTTTTGAAGTAGAAACAATTATAAAAGAAAATGAAGTAGAAAAAAAAATAATAGAATACAAAAGTCAATTACTTTACTTTTTAAAAAACGGTGAAGTAAAATATCAATTAGACACAGGTGTATTTGGTGGAATAATTAGTGGTGCAATAGTTGCTAAAATTTATAACAAGTTTAAAGATGTAAAGCTTCCAACAGCTTTATCATTTTTTGGAGGAAGAAGATTTATTCCAATGCTTGGAATTTTAGCTATTGTTCCATTAGCTTTTGTTTTTGCAATTATTTGACCATTAATTCAATTTATATTAATAAAATTAGGAACTTCACTTAGTTCACAAAATGGTTTTTTAAAAGGCTTTTTTGCAGGAATTTATGCATTATTTAACAGACTTTTGCAACCTTTTGGTCTACATCATATTATTAATACATTTGTGTGATTCCAATTACCCATTGAAGGAACAACATTAGCAGGAGTTAACGAAACAATTAATGGTGACATTGTTGCTTTTCAAAAGGGATTAATTAATTCAGGAACATTTACTTCAGGATTTTTTCCTTTATTTTTAGGAGGGTTGCCTGGAGCTGCTTTAGCTATGATTTTAACTACTAATAAAGCAAAAAGAAAACAAATGATGTATTTCTATGGTGGTGCAGCTCTTGTTTCATGATTAACAGGAATTGATGAACCATTAATTTTTGCCTTTATTTTTATAAGTCCATTATTATACTTAGCTAATGCATTTTTAACTGCAATATTTTATATGTTTGTAACATGAACAGGATCGGCTATTGGAATTGGTTTTTCAGCAGGTTTCATTGATTACCTTGTTTCATTCCCAAGATCATGACAAATTGCAACTAAAGTCGGAGTTTTAGCTAATCCACTTTGAATTTGAGTATTTTCTGCAATTATGTTTGCTATTTATTTTGTTGTCTTTTATTTTTCAATTAAAAAATTTGACATTAAAATACCTGGTAGAGAAAATGAAGAAATTACTTATTTAAAAGATGAATTTACTAAAAGTAAACTTTCAACACATGAGCATTACTATAAAATAGCAAAAGCAATTTTAAAAACAATAAAAAAAGAAAATATTGAAATTGTTGAAAATTGTGCTACAAGATTGAGATTAACACTAAAATCTAATTCAAAAGATAAAATAGATGATAAAATAATAATTCAATCTGGTGCAAGAGGTGTTGTGAGATTAGGAAACAAAGGTTATCAAATAATTATTGGAACTGATGTTGAAAAAGTAGCTGATATACTAAAGGATTTAATGAAAAACGATGCAAATTAA
- a CDS encoding class II fructose-bisphosphate aldolase: MQIKNFSKYLQNLVKKNKPILAFNVINLETLKAVIKAGEETKVPLIIQLTPSAIEYANYDLFIPAVKKAIQNSKAKFALHLDHCQDLKLIKKAIKDGFNSIMYDGSILPIEENIEFSNKVKKIALNTVLELEIGKIGGKEENVVEQNVEILDIKDIEFFYQKTKSELLAIAFGTSHGIYKKEANLNFEILKKFKKKFPHAALVMHGTSGLEIQDIQKSIKAGITKINIATDLLISYTEAFQNFVNKNPKIYDLRKINNYAIDKTKEKVIFYINNLVLN, translated from the coding sequence ATGCAAATTAAAAATTTTTCAAAATATTTACAAAATTTAGTTAAAAAAAATAAACCTATTTTAGCTTTTAATGTTATTAATTTAGAAACATTAAAAGCAGTAATTAAAGCAGGCGAAGAAACAAAAGTGCCTTTAATTATTCAATTGACACCTAGTGCAATTGAATACGCAAATTACGATTTATTTATTCCAGCTGTTAAAAAAGCTATTCAAAATTCTAAGGCAAAATTCGCTTTACATCTAGATCATTGTCAGGATTTAAAACTTATAAAAAAAGCAATTAAAGACGGTTTTAACTCCATTATGTATGATGGCTCAATTTTACCAATAGAAGAAAATATTGAATTTTCAAATAAAGTCAAAAAAATAGCTTTAAATACAGTTTTAGAACTAGAAATTGGTAAAATAGGTGGAAAAGAAGAAAATGTAGTTGAACAAAATGTTGAAATTTTAGACATAAAAGATATTGAATTTTTTTATCAAAAAACTAAAAGCGAACTCTTAGCAATAGCTTTTGGTACATCACATGGTATATATAAAAAAGAAGCGAATTTAAATTTTGAAATTCTAAAAAAATTCAAAAAAAAATTCCCGCATGCTGCATTAGTTATGCATGGAACCAGTGGATTAGAAATTCAAGATATTCAAAAATCTATTAAAGCTGGTATCACTAAAATTAATATTGCCACTGATTTGCTTATTAGTTATACAGAGGCGTTTCAAAATTTTGTAAATAAAAATCCCAAGATTTACGATTTAAGAAAAATTAATAATTATGCAATTGATAAAACTAAAGAAAAAGTTATTTTTTATATTAATAATTTAGTTTTAAATTAA
- a CDS encoding substrate-binding domain-containing protein — protein MKKKLSFLWLLAVPALSTVAIASSCNEQKEQKETKGFTKTAVNATSPRVALTDPENPRWVKAQTEFLNNFDSLSQGAAATLAKTQQEQNTWIDTAISGGTSGLIIGSINGESLAKQLRDAKNKKIPVIAYDRLISGTTDYDWYLTYDNWKVGTLQGLTLATSLLGKTGERFKTKEEALDYLKANPIKEDKIIILMGGASSDNNSQLFYGGAMEVLKPLIDETKEKEHKIMIKGRETKEQVLQNDWSYDEGRTRVQTTLTALSESEKSQVRGVLAPNDGMAQAAVTALKTTNIDTTKVFITGQDFNDFIVPLIKEDSVNMTIFKPDKELSYASIVLLNILIEENKNNANSSAEDIFKKVETKFKEKFPEKGMILDKQQYEKSTGVKVNTILLEPTIVTKDNIDTFK, from the coding sequence ATGAAAAAAAAATTAAGTTTTTTATGATTATTAGCTGTGCCAGCATTGTCAACTGTGGCAATAGCAAGTTCATGTAATGAACAAAAAGAACAAAAAGAAACTAAAGGATTTACAAAAACAGCTGTAAATGCAACATCACCTCGTGTTGCTTTAACAGATCCTGAAAATCCAAGATGAGTTAAAGCGCAAACAGAATTTTTAAATAACTTTGACTCATTATCACAAGGAGCAGCAGCAACTTTAGCAAAGACACAACAAGAACAAAATACATGAATTGATACTGCTATTTCAGGTGGAACATCAGGTTTAATTATTGGTTCTATTAATGGTGAATCTTTAGCAAAACAATTGAGAGATGCAAAAAATAAAAAAATTCCTGTAATTGCATATGATAGATTAATTTCAGGTACAACAGATTATGATTGATATCTAACATATGATAATTGAAAAGTTGGTACACTACAAGGATTAACATTAGCAACAAGTTTATTAGGTAAAACAGGTGAAAGATTCAAAACAAAAGAAGAAGCTTTAGATTATTTAAAAGCAAATCCAATAAAAGAAGACAAAATAATTATTTTGATGGGTGGAGCATCTTCTGATAATAATTCACAATTATTCTATGGCGGTGCAATGGAAGTTTTAAAACCATTAATTGATGAAACAAAAGAAAAAGAACATAAAATCATGATTAAAGGTCGTGAAACAAAAGAACAAGTTCTTCAAAATGATTGAAGCTATGATGAAGGAAGAACTAGAGTTCAAACTACTTTAACTGCTTTAAGTGAAAGCGAGAAATCACAAGTTAGAGGTGTTTTAGCTCCTAATGATGGAATGGCACAAGCTGCTGTGACAGCATTAAAAACTACAAATATAGACACAACCAAAGTATTTATTACAGGTCAAGATTTTAATGACTTTATTGTACCTCTTATTAAAGAAGATAGTGTAAATATGACTATTTTCAAACCTGATAAAGAACTATCTTATGCTTCAATTGTTCTTTTAAATATTCTAATTGAAGAAAATAAAAATAATGCAAATTCTTCAGCAGAAGATATTTTCAAAAAAGTAGAAACTAAATTTAAAGAAAAATTCCCAGAAAAAGGAATGATTTTAGATAAACAACAATATGAAAAATCAACAGGTGTAAAAGTAAATACAATTCTTTTAGAACCTACAATTGTAACTAAAGATAACATTGACACATTTAAATAA
- a CDS encoding sugar ABC transporter ATP-binding protein, translating into MQQVTNILELKKITKNYGKTYALNDVSFTIPKGEITSLVGENGAGKSTLLKVLSGVIPYNSYKGELFFKNKKMEFKNIKSSEKAGIAIIHQELSISPYLSICENIFVGDYISKFGVINWNAMYKKCKKYLDMVGLKEDPSIIAGTLSVAKKQMVEIAKALSKNSEIIILDEPTSSLNDEDSFKLLDIMKSLKKQNITSIFVSHKLNEVQYVSDNIVVIRDGQFISQYNKKNTKITEEQLIKDIVGRSLESKFPAKDPNRKIGELCFELKNITIAHKTIPNYNVVENSSFNARKGEIVGLSGLVGSGRTELMLSIFGKYYNNISSGKVLIKGKEMYFSNPKDAIKNGVMYASEDRKELGLIQMFSIADNISSASLHLYSKLGILHKNKEIVNILSKKDKIQIKTQDVLNEVSSLSGGNQQKVVIAKALTTNFDILIIDEPTKGIDVGSKYEIYSILLELANQGKTIIVISSEIEELMGITDRIFVMSQGKIKGEISASEATPEKIMKISIGGANNNESFVK; encoded by the coding sequence TTGCAGCAAGTTACAAATATTTTAGAATTAAAAAAAATAACTAAAAACTATGGCAAAACTTATGCCTTAAACGATGTAAGTTTTACTATTCCCAAAGGAGAAATAACAAGTTTAGTTGGTGAAAATGGTGCTGGTAAATCGACATTACTAAAAGTTTTATCAGGTGTTATTCCTTACAACTCATACAAAGGTGAATTATTTTTTAAAAACAAAAAAATGGAATTTAAAAACATAAAATCATCAGAAAAAGCAGGTATCGCTATTATTCATCAAGAATTATCAATTTCTCCTTATTTAAGTATTTGTGAAAATATTTTTGTTGGTGATTACATAAGCAAGTTTGGTGTTATTAACTGAAATGCAATGTATAAAAAATGTAAAAAATATTTAGATATGGTTGGACTAAAGGAAGATCCTTCAATTATAGCGGGAACATTAAGTGTAGCAAAAAAACAAATGGTAGAAATAGCAAAAGCTCTATCAAAAAATAGTGAAATTATTATTTTGGATGAGCCAACTTCTTCATTGAATGATGAAGATAGTTTTAAGTTATTAGATATCATGAAATCCTTAAAAAAACAAAATATTACCTCTATTTTTGTTTCGCATAAACTTAATGAAGTTCAATATGTTTCTGACAATATTGTTGTTATAAGAGATGGCCAATTTATTTCACAATACAACAAAAAAAACACAAAAATTACAGAAGAACAACTTATTAAAGATATTGTTGGTAGGTCTTTAGAGTCAAAATTTCCAGCTAAAGATCCTAATAGAAAAATTGGTGAACTTTGTTTTGAACTTAAGAATATTACAATTGCACACAAAACAATTCCTAATTATAATGTTGTTGAAAATTCATCTTTTAATGCTAGAAAAGGTGAAATTGTAGGACTTAGTGGTTTAGTAGGTTCAGGTAGAACAGAATTAATGCTCTCGATTTTTGGAAAATATTACAACAATATTTCTAGCGGTAAAGTACTTATCAAAGGTAAAGAAATGTATTTTTCAAATCCTAAAGACGCTATTAAAAATGGTGTTATGTATGCATCTGAAGATAGAAAAGAATTGGGATTAATTCAAATGTTTTCCATTGCTGATAATATTTCATCAGCTTCTTTACATCTTTATTCAAAGTTAGGAATTTTACATAAAAATAAAGAAATAGTTAATATTTTGTCAAAAAAAGACAAAATTCAAATAAAAACGCAAGATGTTTTAAATGAAGTATCTTCACTATCAGGTGGGAATCAACAAAAAGTTGTTATTGCTAAAGCATTGACAACAAACTTTGATATTTTAATTATAGATGAACCAACAAAAGGTATAGATGTTGGTTCAAAATATGAAATTTATAGCATTTTATTAGAATTAGCAAACCAAGGAAAAACAATTATTGTTATTTCTTCTGAAATAGAAGAATTGATGGGTATAACTGACCGTATTTTTGTTATGTCTCAAGGGAAAATTAAAGGTGAAATTTCAGCAAGTGAAGCAACACCAGAAAAAATTATGAAAATAAGTATAGGAGGAGCTAATAATAATGAATCATTTGTTAAATAA
- a CDS encoding ABC transporter permease subunit, which translates to MNHLLNNLNDLKNKLTNNYQFFVQKTRLHYVIEHVKKFSMAYILIILFLSFGIKDPQLFRPDQIINLIQNNIYIWVLCLGMLLIIIAGHIDLSVGTLLGFLGIISVQLYNLVGNSAGSIILTTLIIILVGLILGLMQGFLVGYGKIPAFIVTLGGLMLFRGLQLWITNGQTFLIDGKYDSYYVQFVIGSIPDVKINNFSVFSFLFFVISVIVVILLRLWGRRNKTKFKLKTQNIILFIASQIITVLLFLGVGVVIALSSRGMQWFVFYSILIIVVFVFLTQNTTFGRSVYAIGGNKKAAALSGINIKRNTTIIFGIMGALAGFAAIIYTGYTTSAASNVGEEFALNIISAVFIGGASVSGGVGTVVGTILGAALLQTIDQAMTIANSTVAIKNVIKGLILIAAVGWDVFSNRKTR; encoded by the coding sequence ATGAATCATTTGTTAAATAATTTGAATGATTTGAAAAATAAATTAACAAATAATTATCAATTTTTTGTCCAAAAAACAAGATTACATTATGTAATAGAACATGTTAAAAAATTTTCAATGGCTTATATTTTGATAATTTTATTTTTGTCTTTTGGTATTAAAGACCCGCAATTATTTAGACCTGATCAAATAATAAACTTAATTCAAAATAATATATATATTTGAGTTTTATGTTTAGGGATGCTTTTAATAATAATTGCAGGTCATATAGACTTATCGGTGGGAACACTTTTAGGTTTTTTAGGTATTATTTCTGTTCAACTTTATAATTTGGTTGGTAATTCAGCTGGTTCCATTATATTGACAACATTAATTATAATTTTAGTTGGTTTAATCCTTGGTTTAATGCAAGGATTTTTAGTAGGTTATGGAAAAATTCCTGCTTTTATTGTAACATTGGGTGGACTTATGCTTTTTCGAGGTTTGCAACTTTGAATCACCAACGGACAAACATTTCTTATTGATGGGAAGTATGATTCTTATTATGTGCAATTTGTTATAGGTTCCATTCCTGATGTTAAAATAAACAATTTTTCTGTTTTTTCTTTTCTCTTTTTTGTAATCTCTGTAATTGTAGTTATTTTATTAAGACTTTGAGGAAGAAGAAATAAAACAAAGTTTAAACTAAAAACACAAAATATTATTTTATTTATTGCTTCTCAGATTATAACTGTTTTATTATTTTTAGGTGTGGGTGTAGTAATTGCTTTAAGTTCACGTGGAATGCAATGATTTGTATTTTATTCAATATTAATAATTGTTGTATTTGTATTTTTAACACAAAATACAACATTTGGTAGATCTGTCTATGCGATAGGTGGTAATAAAAAAGCAGCAGCATTAAGTGGGATTAATATCAAAAGAAATACTACAATAATTTTTGGTATAATGGGTGCATTAGCTGGCTTTGCTGCAATAATTTATACTGGATATACAACCTCAGCAGCTAGTAATGTTGGTGAAGAATTTGCGCTTAATATTATTTCCGCTGTATTTATTGGTGGTGCATCTGTATCTGGTGGTGTTGGAACAGTTGTTGGAACAATTTTAGGTGCAGCACTACTTCAAACAATCGATCAAGCTATGACAATAGCAAATTCAACAGTTGCAATTAAAAATGTCATCAAAGGATTAATATTAATTGCAGCAGTAGGTTGAGATGTTTTCTCAAATAGAAAAACTCGCTAA
- a CDS encoding MurR/RpiR family transcriptional regulator, with product MKNNSIIESKILKNLKLSNSNQQILNFIETNTDKFLKLNTLSLARETNLSQSTVSRFSWNLGFNSLNDLQVYVSQRQMKLKMFSFNKVDEILTVDDVISNIKSHYLFAVQETVDIIKDNDNIKKYINTLFDYRKLNVFFGIGESAMVAKYFAKNLRKIGFNTIFIEQIHDFFSFSDLLKEKMHITLISKSCETLEIKNIIKYSNENKVAYSIWTKNHEVANNEYLKNVLVFNSQNQNYRISSIGSKISAFILADIIFAHLSWKIDRNKTIFSSIDKSIKEWNDLIDKVKK from the coding sequence ATGAAAAATAATTCAATAATTGAAAGTAAAATACTTAAAAATTTAAAATTATCAAATTCTAACCAACAAATCTTAAATTTTATAGAAACTAATACAGATAAATTTTTAAAACTAAATACACTATCATTAGCTCGTGAAACTAATTTATCACAATCTACAGTTTCAAGATTTTCATGAAACTTAGGTTTTAATTCACTAAACGATTTACAAGTTTATGTAAGTCAAAGACAAATGAAATTAAAAATGTTTAGCTTTAATAAAGTAGATGAAATTCTTACAGTGGATGATGTAATTAGTAATATTAAATCACATTATTTATTTGCAGTCCAAGAAACTGTTGACATTATCAAGGATAATGATAACATCAAAAAATATATTAATACATTGTTTGATTACAGAAAATTAAATGTTTTTTTCGGTATTGGAGAATCAGCAATGGTAGCAAAATATTTTGCTAAAAATTTAAGAAAAATTGGTTTTAACACAATATTTATTGAGCAAATTCATGATTTTTTTTCATTTAGTGATTTATTGAAAGAGAAAATGCACATTACTTTAATTTCTAAAAGTTGTGAAACATTAGAAATTAAAAATATTATTAAATATAGTAATGAAAATAAAGTTGCTTACTCTATTTGAACTAAAAATCATGAAGTTGCTAATAATGAATATTTAAAAAATGTTTTAGTATTTAATTCTCAAAATCAAAATTATAGAATTAGTTCTATTGGATCAAAAATTTCTGCTTTTATTTTAGCTGATATTATTTTTGCTCATTTAAGCTGAAAAATAGATAGAAACAAAACTATTTTTAGCAGTATTGACAAAAGTATAAAAGAATGAAATGATCTAATAGACAAAGTTAAAAAATAA